A region from the Mucilaginibacter sp. CSA2-8R genome encodes:
- a CDS encoding M20/M25/M40 family metallo-hydrolase, which yields MKFKFLLLLLFAVPAFAQTTIKQDAAITQMNDEVSAQNIETIVRKLVSFKTRHTLSDTTSKTTGIGAARNWIKAELERYAAASNGRMKVEFDTFTQPAGGRIGKPTVLKNVLAILKGTDPTDTRIYMVSGHYDSRVNNVMDSALVAPGAVDDASGTAVSMEIARVMAKRSFPATIIFMAVAGEEQGLNGSTNVAKRAKAEKWNVDAMLNNDIVGNTYGMENGIKNNTNVRVFSEGVPSTVSGDARALASLINNGGENDSPSRQLARYIKEVAERYVSHLDVKMVYRRDRFLRGGDQTPFLQNGFTAVRFTEMNEDFNRQHQNVRKEKGVDYGDLPEFADYDYIQKVARMNLSVLANLAMAPAQPQNVGVSTSGLTNKTTLKWSAPEVGKKPAGYYILMRETISPYWEKKIFVTGNEYTSDYSKDNYFFAVQSVDADGHESLPVYPKPIR from the coding sequence ATGAAGTTCAAATTTTTACTCCTTTTACTATTTGCCGTACCCGCCTTTGCGCAAACTACCATTAAACAGGATGCTGCCATTACGCAGATGAATGATGAGGTGTCGGCTCAAAACATAGAAACCATTGTGCGCAAGCTGGTGAGCTTTAAAACCCGCCACACTTTAAGCGATACCACCAGCAAAACTACCGGCATCGGCGCAGCCCGTAACTGGATTAAAGCCGAACTGGAACGTTATGCGGCAGCTTCTAACGGACGCATGAAGGTGGAGTTTGATACCTTTACCCAGCCGGCCGGAGGGCGCATAGGTAAGCCTACGGTATTAAAAAACGTACTGGCTATTCTAAAAGGTACCGACCCGACCGATACCCGGATTTACATGGTTTCGGGCCATTATGATTCGAGGGTGAACAATGTGATGGATTCGGCTTTGGTGGCACCTGGGGCGGTTGATGATGCCTCGGGCACGGCTGTTTCGATGGAGATTGCCCGGGTAATGGCCAAGCGGTCTTTTCCGGCTACTATTATTTTTATGGCAGTAGCAGGCGAGGAACAGGGCCTGAACGGCTCAACCAATGTAGCCAAGCGAGCCAAAGCCGAAAAGTGGAATGTGGATGCCATGCTGAATAACGATATTGTTGGAAATACCTACGGCATGGAAAACGGTATAAAAAACAATACCAACGTCCGGGTTTTTAGCGAAGGTGTACCATCAACTGTAAGTGGCGATGCACGTGCGCTGGCCTCGTTAATCAATAATGGCGGCGAAAATGATAGTCCGTCAAGGCAATTGGCCCGGTATATTAAAGAAGTGGCCGAACGTTACGTGAGCCACCTGGACGTAAAAATGGTTTACCGTCGCGACCGCTTTTTACGTGGCGGCGACCAGACTCCTTTTCTGCAAAATGGCTTTACAGCAGTACGCTTCACTGAGATGAACGAGGACTTTAACCGTCAGCATCAGAACGTCCGTAAAGAAAAAGGCGTTGATTATGGCGACCTGCCCGAATTTGCCGATTATGATTATATCCAAAAAGTAGCCCGAATGAATTTGTCGGTTTTAGCCAATCTGGCCATGGCCCCTGCGCAACCGCAAAACGTAGGCGTAAGTACCAGTGGGCTGACCAACAAAACCACCCTGAAATGGAGTGCGCCTGAGGTGGGTAAAAAGCCGGCTGGCTATTACATCCTGATGCGCGAAACTATCAGCCCATATTGGGAAAAGAAAATTTTCGTCACCGGCAATGAGTATACTTCGGATTACTCCAAGGATAATTACTTTTTTGCCGTGCAGTCGGTGGATGCTGATGGGCACGAAAGTTTGCCGGTATATCCGAAGCCGATAAGATAA
- a CDS encoding ABC transporter permease has translation MKGFLLSLQSEFYKSRKTLGFWSAVLLPLLLTSLISLGFYFKSAKLAAYPGKVLWAQFSGISLGMMGTLLLPIFIIFIAYSVNSVEHKSDTWKTLFTLPIPKWSIYSAKFFYAFFLVLLCLMLFVGFTIGFGNLLGLLKPELKFLDAHIEKELFDIYIKLFLGSLATLALQFVMSLIWKDFLKPMGIGFVGTIVGIILVTNVRWEYAYAFPYAQPLHAVMGLSKKIRVNSGLEIFTNEVLASIGTAAVVFVLGYFIVRRLSIK, from the coding sequence ATGAAAGGATTTTTATTATCACTGCAATCGGAGTTTTACAAGAGCCGGAAAACGCTGGGCTTTTGGAGCGCCGTACTTTTGCCCCTGCTGCTTACCTCGCTTATTAGTCTTGGTTTTTATTTTAAAAGCGCTAAGCTGGCGGCTTATCCGGGCAAAGTATTGTGGGCGCAGTTCTCGGGTATTTCTTTAGGGATGATGGGCACACTGCTGCTGCCTATCTTTATCATATTCATAGCCTATTCGGTAAACAGTGTTGAACATAAATCAGATACCTGGAAAACATTGTTCACGCTACCTATACCTAAATGGTCTATTTACAGCGCCAAGTTTTTTTATGCCTTTTTCCTAGTGTTGCTTTGCCTGATGCTGTTTGTTGGGTTCACCATCGGGTTTGGTAATTTATTGGGCTTGCTCAAACCCGAACTTAAATTTCTTGATGCGCATATAGAAAAAGAACTTTTTGATATCTACATTAAATTATTTTTAGGCTCACTGGCCACATTGGCCCTGCAATTTGTAATGAGCCTGATTTGGAAAGATTTTTTAAAACCAATGGGAATTGGCTTTGTAGGCACCATCGTTGGTATAATACTGGTAACTAATGTACGTTGGGAATATGCTTACGCTTTCCCCTATGCGCAACCTTTACACGCCGTTATGGGCCTGAGCAAAAAAATAAGAGTTAATTCCGGTTTAGAAATATTTACCAATGAGGTGCTGGCCAGTATAGGAACTGCTGCTGTAGTTTTTGTATTGGGTTACTTTATTGTGAGGCGCTTGAGCATCAAATAA
- a CDS encoding ATP-binding cassette domain-containing protein, with protein MIIETHNLNFYFGKQPVVKSLSLQVPERSIFGFLGPNGAGKTTTIKLLLSLLKIQEGSISIFGQELQRNRLSILSQIGSLIEQPAIYGHLTGKENLINRAKLLQVPINRVDEMLALVHLKDAAHKKASNYSLGMKQRLGIGLAMLADPKLLILDEPTNGLDPNGIIEIRELLVKLVKEQGKTVFVSSHLLAEIERMVTHVGIINHGAMVFQGSIQDLESISQPMIQVETDHIADAANFLKNTGHDVNQVTDTYITLPYTTKDAAAAINASLHNQGHKVYSIGKVQKDLEQLFLNITQNA; from the coding sequence ATGATAATTGAAACTCACAACCTAAACTTTTACTTTGGCAAACAGCCGGTTGTAAAATCCTTATCACTGCAAGTACCCGAGCGCAGCATTTTTGGTTTTTTGGGGCCTAATGGAGCAGGCAAAACTACAACCATTAAGCTGCTGCTCAGTCTGCTTAAAATACAGGAAGGCAGTATTTCTATATTTGGGCAGGAGTTGCAACGCAACCGGCTCAGCATCCTGTCGCAAATTGGTTCGCTTATTGAGCAGCCGGCCATTTACGGCCACTTAACAGGCAAAGAAAACCTGATTAACCGCGCCAAGCTTTTACAGGTACCCATTAACCGGGTTGACGAAATGTTAGCGCTGGTGCACTTAAAAGATGCCGCTCATAAAAAGGCAAGTAACTACTCGCTGGGTATGAAACAACGGCTGGGCATTGGCTTAGCTATGCTGGCCGATCCCAAACTATTAATCCTCGACGAGCCGACTAACGGCCTCGACCCAAACGGTATTATCGAAATCAGGGAACTGCTGGTTAAACTGGTTAAAGAGCAGGGCAAAACTGTTTTTGTATCGAGCCATTTACTGGCCGAAATTGAGCGGATGGTTACCCACGTAGGCATTATTAACCACGGTGCCATGGTGTTTCAGGGCAGCATCCAGGATTTGGAAAGCATCAGCCAGCCCATGATTCAGGTAGAGACAGACCACATTGCCGATGCCGCCAACTTTTTGAAAAACACCGGTCACGACGTAAATCAGGTTACCGACACCTACATTACCCTACCCTATACCACCAAAGATGCAGCGGCTGCTATAAACGCCAGCCTGCACAACCAGGGGCATAAAGTATACAGTATTGGTAAAGTACAGAAAGACCTGGAACAACTGTTTCTGAACATTACCCAAAACGCCTAA
- a CDS encoding sensor histidine kinase, with protein MKKYWQIFGHSLFWISVISFFMLVAHNNTKLKLIDLLVTFIGYGIINIGMFYFNYLYLIPHYLDKKQYRRYILVTLLTVAIIGFVKFGLGTVFHEHILVSRSGKTISFWSYYTSTLLTSIIFMLLSLLYHFTVDWFLNERIQRDLENQRLTAELALLKSQINPHFLFNSLNSIYSLAYQRANNTPEAILKLSEIMRYMLYECNDNKVDLAHELQYLQNFIDLQKIRFGANGHVDFRVEGIITYQRIVPLLLISFIENAFKHGVANDEQNPILIHITVDDSKLHFYMHNKKHLLNRDAAGGIGLSNVKRRLKLLYPNQYQLNINETADTYSCELSLAL; from the coding sequence ATGAAGAAATATTGGCAGATATTTGGGCACTCGCTGTTTTGGATAAGCGTAATCTCGTTTTTTATGCTTGTTGCCCATAATAACACCAAGCTAAAGCTGATAGATTTGCTGGTAACCTTTATTGGTTACGGTATAATTAATATCGGCATGTTCTATTTCAACTACCTGTACCTTATTCCGCATTATCTGGATAAAAAGCAATACCGCAGATACATCCTGGTAACGCTGCTCACCGTTGCTATAATCGGATTTGTTAAATTTGGATTAGGTACCGTGTTTCACGAGCATATTTTAGTGAGCCGCAGTGGCAAAACTATTAGCTTTTGGTCTTATTACACCAGCACCCTGCTTACCAGTATCATTTTTATGTTGCTAAGCCTGTTATACCATTTTACGGTAGACTGGTTTTTGAACGAACGCATACAGCGCGATTTGGAAAACCAGCGCCTCACTGCCGAACTGGCTTTGCTGAAGTCGCAGATTAACCCTCATTTTTTATTTAACTCGCTCAACAGTATTTATTCCCTGGCTTACCAGCGGGCTAATAATACGCCCGAGGCTATTTTAAAACTTTCGGAAATTATGCGCTATATGCTGTATGAGTGTAATGACAATAAAGTTGACTTAGCGCACGAGCTGCAATACCTGCAAAACTTTATCGATTTGCAAAAAATACGTTTCGGTGCTAATGGTCATGTTGATTTTAGGGTAGAAGGCATCATCACTTACCAGCGTATTGTACCCTTACTGCTTATCTCGTTTATCGAAAATGCTTTTAAGCATGGGGTAGCCAATGATGAGCAAAACCCGATATTAATCCATATTACGGTTGATGACAGTAAGCTGCATTTTTACATGCACAACAAAAAACATTTGCTCAACCGGGATGCCGCCGGGGGCATTGGCCTGAGCAATGTTAAGCGCAGATTGAAATTATTGTATCCAAACCAGTATCAGCTAAACATAAATGAAACGGCTGATACGTATTCTTGCGAATTATCTTTAGCTTTATAA
- a CDS encoding LytTR family DNA-binding domain-containing protein, whose protein sequence is MIRCLVVDDEPLALHVVEDYISKIPFLQLVKATTSAIEALTLVQDGGIDLVFLDVQMPELTGIQFLRISNGKAKIILTTAYPQYALQGYELDAVDYLLKPIAFDRFFKASQKVHAAMFPPAVKPVEKEEAPAHPQSDISNDFIFVKTEHKIQKVYLNNILFIEGLKDYISIFTPAERIITLQNMKKVEDALPERHFIRVHRSYIVALNKIDSIERSRIFMGDKIIPIGDTYRDEFFKMIEEKNI, encoded by the coding sequence ATGATCAGGTGCCTGGTAGTTGATGATGAGCCTTTGGCGTTGCATGTGGTAGAAGACTACATTTCAAAGATTCCCTTTTTGCAATTGGTTAAAGCAACTACCAGTGCTATTGAGGCGCTTACCCTGGTGCAGGATGGCGGCATTGATCTGGTTTTTTTAGATGTACAGATGCCCGAGCTTACCGGTATCCAGTTTTTGCGGATATCCAACGGTAAAGCCAAAATAATTTTAACCACGGCCTACCCGCAATATGCCCTGCAGGGCTATGAACTGGATGCGGTGGATTACCTGCTTAAGCCTATCGCGTTCGACAGGTTTTTTAAGGCGTCGCAAAAGGTACATGCAGCTATGTTTCCGCCGGCGGTTAAGCCGGTTGAAAAAGAAGAAGCACCGGCACATCCGCAATCTGATATCTCCAACGATTTTATATTCGTAAAAACGGAGCATAAAATACAGAAGGTTTACCTGAACAATATTCTGTTTATCGAAGGTCTAAAAGACTATATCTCCATATTTACACCGGCAGAACGCATTATCACCTTACAAAACATGAAAAAGGTGGAAGATGCACTTCCCGAAAGGCATTTTATCCGGGTACATCGTTCTTATATCGTAGCGCTCAACAAAATTGATAGTATAGAGCGCAGCCGTATTTTTATGGGCGATAAAATTATCCCGATCGGCGATACTTACCGCGACGAATTTTTTAAGATGATTGAAGAAAAAAATATCTAA